CGTAAGAATGATTTGGAAATATACTTAGGACCAGTATTAAATAACAAACTGATTTTGATTTGTAATAGAACACGTTGATAATCTGTTTTAACAAGACAAACCATGGTAATCTTGTTGGTCAACGGCATAGACTGTATACAGTAAACAGATACACAACAAATGGAAGTCCATGGAAGCTTAATTAAATGAGTGAAAAGTTACAATTGTTTATCGTACACAGAATGATGTAAAGACAGTAACTAGCCTGgtaaaattaatgttttatccTAAAACCTGAGTTAGCtttggatttctttctttcaaaactAACCGAGCAGACAAAATAAAGTACTTTTCAAAAGAGTCTCATAATTCTTGTTTTTAAGGTCAAAACTCAAGTTtgacagcatcatcatcaggagTAACTGCATAGTTTTAATGATTTTGGATTTACAATTTTTTCTGACAGTCCGCAACATACCATGGAAGCGACTGGGAAAATTAAGTTGCGCCGTACCATTATGCAAAGAAGGGGGGTGATATGTATTAATACagtaaattaatattatttaactGCAGTTTCCTAAAGTTGTAGCATATTTTGCTCCATGAAAATGATATATGTTTGAATCCCCTCACAGTTTGTCTAATTTTTGCAGAATGTTAGTTTTAAAGCAAATGTACAAACTAAATACCTCACCTAATTCCTACGTTGTTGTGGGTGGTGTAGTCTGTCCAGTTGTCGACGGTAGACGCTGTGAGGCGGTCCTGACCAAGATTCTAAAAAAAGCTGTCAGTCATTAGttagttttgttgtattttttgtaaAACTATTTGGGGATATTAAATTCTGTCTAAAACTATGGCTTCTTCGGATGTTGCTCGGCAGCCGGTTAGTATTTTCCTTCCTTGTGGTTGACAAATGACAGTTTTCTTGACAGTTGAGCAGGGAGTGTCCAGGGCTACCATTATGTTAGCTCCCGCTAGCCTGATGACTAGTTTCTGTCTTTCAAGTTacttttttagtttagtttcgTTTAGTTTAAATTTGGCAGCGACGTCGACATATATTCAGAATATCATGCGGGTCTTTTCGGCtttaatttaaaacttttaagGAGGGATTCCGTATTACAACTTCAATCAAAATACACCCACGGGGGGCACTAGCTGGCTAACTTAACCATTCAGCAGTCAAAAGTTTCTGAAAATAGTTGTGTGCCGCACGGTTGAAGACTCGTGTGCTACATTTACCGACACAGAAATTGGCAAAAATGTAGCTAGTTCATGTAATAGGAGTAACCTTTGTaggtaacgttagctagctaacttagTGGCTAGCTCGATAAGTACCACAAAATCGCTACATTTTTGAATGAAAGTTGGTGGCCACTGACGTTGCTGATACTTGTGTGATCGTTAATCGTTTCACACATAATCATCATAGAGTAAAATGATCGTATGTTGGAGGTCTATCATGAGGAATATCATACCAGGCTCTACTCTGGATCTTTGATTAGTTCAGATCGGAGCAGGTCAGAGGAGGACAACGGAAGAGCACAGTTTAGGAAGATTGGTTCATGGTAGTGTTTTcccatgtttctgtctgattgGGTGAGATACTGAGCCACttgtaaataaaatacttcaaaatCACAAAGCCATTTTAATTCTAAGAAAGTTAGatatactaaaaaaaaatgtattgagcAGTAATTGTGTAggaatatttttattatctgtCTTAATATGGATTAGTGTGCATCCCTACAACAAAATCTCAATGTATTAAAGTGATATGTCAGTTTCTCTTACAATTTCCCCTACAATAATACTCATTGGATGTACGTGAACAAATTATAAaagtttatcattttttttatttgttgctaAAATGATCCCACCTCCCTGGGATAatcctttttcttattttgtgaAGAAAAAATTCTTTAGGCTCTTGAGGatgatctgtttgtttgtgtgatttctTCTTCAGGATAAAGGAGTCCGGCCCCTGTCCTTGGCAGGCCATGTGGGGTTTGACAGCCTTCCAGATCAGCTTGTCAACAAGTCCATCTGCCAGGGCTTCTGCTTTAATATTCTCTGCATTGGTACATACACATTATACACACTGTTACTTATATTGTCACATTCTGAGGATGTCACTACCAATGTCATGGGTGCATGTAATTGCTTAGGTCCGTCTGATTTTAAAGCTCCTTTTCTGTTTCCCCTTAGAATACATTCTGGCCATAGTGGCAATGATTGATAACTTAGTATCCATCTGGTTAATGTGGCTTTGTGTTAGTCATTGACATGAGGTCATAGCAGCAGTGCTGTGATAAGGAGGATACTGGTTCAAATCTCTCAGCCAGCTGGTAAAATGGTTTGGGTGTTCAGACATCCCTCACTTAGCAAAGGAGAATTTTACGGTTATTACATTTCTTAGCATTGTTGATGCTCAGAGTATAGTATTGCATCTCAACTGTGaagtttaataattaaaaatggtTTCACATCTCTTTATGGCTGTAGGTGAGACCGGTATCGGCAAGTCTACTCTGATGGACACTCTATTCAATACCAACTTTGAGAACTTTGAGTCATCCCACTTTGAGCCTCAGGTGAAGCTGCGGGCCCAGACCTATGACCTGCAGGAGAGTAACGTCAGATTACGCCTCACTGTGGTCAACACTGTGGGCTTCGGAGAccaaatgaacaaacaagaGAGGTGGGAGAAGCAGAGTGTGTGGAAGGGGAAGAAGAGTGACAGTCTCAGAGTGTGTTCAAAGAGAGTTTGAGTGTTGACAAGAGTGAATGTGATTAAGAATGAAAGTTTAGGTAAACATCTTATTTTAAATTCACTGCAGTTGTGAACTAATCTTTGTTTACTCACATCACTGATCAGCCTTATATGTCTCTTCTGTAGCTATCAGCCGGTGGTGGACTACATTGACAGGCAATTTGAGAGTTATCTGCAGGAGGAGCTAAAAATCAAGCGGTCTCTTCACAACTACCATGACTCGCGAGTCCACGCCTGCCTTTACTTCATCTCCCCCTCAGGTCATTCACTCAAATCTCTGGACCTGGTCACCATGAAGAAACTAGACAGCAAGGTAGGCAAATGATCACTGTGTATGTGCGCTAAAGAGTCAGACCAGTGTTGTATAATACATCAAGTGGATTTTTAATATTCACTTTGATGTAGGATTTCTGAAGCAACATTTTGAGAGGAACTTTGTATCCCAGATAAGGATGGACAGGAATTTTTTTGAATTCTAAGAGGAATATCTAGAAATTGGACAAATGGCTCATTTTAATGGAGTAACCAAGAATATACTGTGCAAGTTGTTTCACACATTAATTATATTAGTTTAAGAATTAAGTTTAATGGGTTATTCTTGAGCTAGAAAACAGCAATTGACAAGAATGATTGTATCAAAAGATCTACAACAAGCGAGTAAGTGGACTTTGAGTGAAAGCTGTTCtgtcaactgctgttttcaaGGTGAAGGACAAACTGTTTAGCTCATTTATTGATATACAGTATTGTCTCATGGGAGATTATATTCACTGGACATTATATTTACCTTTTTAGGATTAGTTGCTGAAACTGTTGCTGCGTAACACTCCCTTGTGAACTCATTAAATCAAATGAGCTGTCGATCGAGATTCCAGAACATATGAGTCATCGCTGTTTGGCATGTTGACTTACATTCAGTGTCACAtgcttttgtttcattgtgGGAAATTAGAAGGGCACTAAGGTGAATGTGAGCATTACATGAAAAATTGATTATAAAGTGATGTGTATGTGCAGCGGGAGGTTCTGGATATGGGCATATGCTGTAGTTGTTTCTAgactttcctgtgtttttttttgtctgactgtTGGGAGTGGTTCACTATCCAACTGGCTAAAACCCCTCCCACAGCTCTTGAAGTGGTCAGAAACTTTCCCATGCTCTCTGTGTGCAGTGACTtcgtgtttctttgtgtgtttgtgtgatttcacTGCTTTGGAGTGTCAGTAGCCCCGGATTTGCGTGTGAATGGAGTAGAAAAAGCAGTGGAATGCTGTAATCacttcacgcacacacactcgaGTTGTCCTTTTGTGTCACTGTACGGATACAAACAGAAAGAGCCATTTGTTGAATGTGCAGGACTGACAGAAAGACAGTCCATCACTCAGACAGCTGTTGGAACAGATCTCCtagcattgttttgttttccctgctgGGATCAGTGTgtattctgtatgtgtgtacggGTGTGTGGTCTGGCCCAGAAGCTTGTGTAGTGACAGCAGCTCATTCCAGGCCTCTATCTCTGGTACAACAAGACGACGGACAGACAGGAATGTGGGATGACCTGGACAGCAGAGAGGGCTACTGGGCCAGAAATAACATCAGTAGATTTGATTTATATAACACATCTAAAAGCAGTTCTTAAAAAAGAATTTTACataaagaaatagaaacaaatacTGCTGGAATAGTCAAAGTTTTTTGTTGAATTGCTCTGATGTTTGTATTTTGCCAGAGTCAGACCAAATCAATGCTTCTGCATGTATTGCTATGATACGTTGGTCAGTGAGATTAGCTTGTTTTAGCCCAGTTACTAGTTAAGTTTAGGGAAGTTAACCCTACCAACAAActgttatataaaaaaactgCCTTCAAATGAACAATAAGTACAATGACAACACCACGGTGGCTATATTGACATTGGTATTGATGAATTAGTGGCTATGATTTATCATAATCAATGGAAAAGATGCTCTACTGTATCTATAGCCCCTTTTTATAGAGTCTGTTCAAGACAGGAATGTAGCGCCTTTATTCCGCCTCACTGTTCTGTATAAAAGGTACAAACATGGAATGGGAGGACACTCTTGTTAAGCCTATAATGCGGCAGTGGGGGTCGTCACAGAGCTGAATCAACATCTGTGTAAAATGGAGACATTCAGACGCTTGTGTTACAAATCACACCTCTGTGTCCAGAACAACGGCATACTATCTAAAATCACACCCTGGGGCAGCAATATGCtggctttgtttggttcagtgtaaaaaGGTAAAGCCGGCATTATGAGGGGTCCATTTAACAGCAATATGTAGGATCTCTGTTTAAAAGGTGCTTATGATGAGAACTTAATTGCAATAAAGTGAAAATTCTCTTTAACATACAAGGAGGAGGCTCTGTGGTTTCTTTGTTTTACCCTTTGCTACTATTTTAAGCAGAGTGAATCATTTAAACCCTAACTGTAGAATTAAAATAGTGACCTTGGTGCTCCCCTGAGTTCTTAAGCTGTAATACTTTGTGTCACCTCTTCTTAATTTTTGTAGCCAGAACATTTAGCCATTTAATTATAACAATTATTATAAGTTAcagtgttatattttttttctgaagccTAAATATTTGTAGTAAATAATAGCTGAGGAAGACAAATGGGTTAATGGTTGTGTGTCCTATCTTGATGTAGGTGAACATCATCCCAGTGATTGCCAAAGCTGACACCATCAGTAAGAGTGAGCTGCATAAGTTCAAGATCAAAATCATGAGTGAGCTGGTCAGCAACGGTGTCCAAATCTACCAGTTCCCCCTGGATGATGAGACCGTGGCCAAAGTCAACACTACTATGAACGTAAGAGaacacgcgtgtgtgtgtgtgtgtgtgtgtgtgtgtgtgtgtgtgtgtgtgtgtgtgtgtgtgtgtgtacacacacacacgcacacatacatacacacttgaCGGCAAGTGCCATAGTGTCTCCCACAGTTTTCTCACCAAGGTCTGTCGGTGTGCAgttgtctttattttcacatataGTTCAGTTGCAGAACTGAACTTGAATTTCTATGTAGCATCAGCAATGTACATAAACATAATACAGATACACTGTAGGTGTGGGCATTTGTGCTTGGGTGAGGAAGAATTGCTGTGGGAGTTGGTATAAAGGACAGTTGTGACTTAATAAGTATataaagttacatattataccTAACACCAGTCATTTTTTGCAGTG
This genomic interval from Seriola aureovittata isolate HTS-2021-v1 ecotype China chromosome 11, ASM2101889v1, whole genome shotgun sequence contains the following:
- the septin10 gene encoding septin 10, with translation MASSDVARQPDKGVRPLSLAGHVGFDSLPDQLVNKSICQGFCFNILCIGETGIGKSTLMDTLFNTNFENFESSHFEPQVKLRAQTYDLQESNVRLRLTVVNTVGFGDQMNKQESYQPVVDYIDRQFESYLQEELKIKRSLHNYHDSRVHACLYFISPSGHSLKSLDLVTMKKLDSKVNIIPVIAKADTISKSELHKFKIKIMSELVSNGVQIYQFPLDDETVAKVNTTMNGHLPFAVVGSTEEVCVGNKMVKARQYPWGVVQVENENHCDFVKLREMLICVNMEDLREQTHTRHYELYRRCKLEEMGFKDTDPECKPVSLQQTYEAKRQEFLVELQKREDEMRQMFVQRVKEKEAELKEAERELQSRFEQLKRLHADEKAALEEKKRLLDEDQSSFSKRRAAAQLLQAQSLTANGKKDKDRKNSGFM